The Mytilus edulis unplaced genomic scaffold, xbMytEdul2.2 SCAFFOLD_1166, whole genome shotgun sequence DNA segment GGCCGTCTACGACGGATATCATGGAAGATTTGCATCAGATGTTGCTGCGTCTGAACTCCATCACATGTTGTTAAATGAAATGAAGAAATTTGACCCCAAAACTACTTCAACCAAGGCAGAAAATATGGCCGACAATATGGAGGATATATCTAACTATAAATTTGATAGACCAACAACAAAAGAGAGTGAGAGGGAAGTACTTTATGAGGGAAGTATGAACATTGTTGATCAAATTATCAAACTTTGTGAATCAAAATATGACGATATGATGACACCAAGATCTGGACGTTCATCTAAAGCTTTAGAATCTGAGAGGAGCAAAGAGCAGCTGATACcaatagaagaagaaaaatctGATTATGAAAAGTCACTTGGTGGGGAGAAAACTCCAAGGAACAAAAAACCACCTAAACCACCAATGTCTATTAAAATGGAAGAAGCTTTTAAAAAATCCTACCAACTTTTAGACATTTTGCTGTCATATGGCAAGGATGAGTGTTCCAGGGTGAGATGGAGTGGATGTTCTGCTACGACCTTGATACTGCACCGTATGGACCCAAATAAAGTAGATAGAGATTGGGTTATCTCCCCTGTGAAAGAGGAAGATGGTGAAAGTCAGGAAGAAGGTGATACATCACGTAAACCTTCAGGATATGAGGAACCAAGGACCCTCGGTCTCTTACATTTAGCTAATGCAGGTTTGTGGTTTACTGTCACTTTTATCTGTATGTAAAAACTTTTTATGTAACAAATATGTGCATAAAGTTTGCAAATCAAATGTTTGAAGTATTTATTTCATAtcctatttttcaatatttttaaccTCAACTGCAGAATTTTACAACtgcaaaaaataactttttatatgGAATAGAATGACCTTCATCAGGTATAACTAAAGTCTCAAAACCAAAAtgttaaaaatccaattacaaaaaacatttatgatCATCAAAAACAAACAGGTCTGCAACCAAACATTGCAAAGGTCTAGTAATATGATTTTGTGGATTTCTAAATGTTACAATAATTAGTATAAATCATTTGTATTCTCCACTATTTTTCAGGGAATGTTCATTGTGTTTTAGTAAGAGGTAATCAGCCTTACAGGATAACAAGAGAGCATACACCTAACAATGAAAAGGAATTAAAAAGAGTCATCAAAGCAGGTTTGTATATATGAGTCTTACTTTCCTTGTATCAACAAAAGAGAAATAGATATGAGAGATATATAACTTACGTGAACACAAGATCATGACAATGCTACAGGGAAGAATTTGATTTCACTTTTTCCATGGTTTAATGATATGTCACAGAATTATTTTTGGAGAAAGATAGGATTGTATAATGAAATTAACAGTTATTCTGTCATGGACACAAGAAAAAGTACATAAAAAAGAGCAATGTACTGTAGTATCATCCCAATTTAGTATGTGATCAGTTTAATGCCAAAACGTCTGATGAAATTATTTACTTGTTGGTTAAAAAACATGTAACACCTTATACTATGTTGTGTTCTTTCACCACTGTTCTATATTTAGGGGAGGGCTGAGCACTCACAAACATcattaaccctgccacattctttaAGTATGGAATTTGTTActgtttgtttgttgttggttgctgtctgttatatttgtttttcgtttaatgTTTTAGAATTGATCAGACTATTGGTTTTCTAATTTcatttgtttcacattttgtcatgccaAGGCTTACAATAGTCATATATACAGTATCAGTTTTTCTCACTGTTGAAGGTCATAGACTGACTTATATCTGTTTACATCATTGACCTTGGGTGGTCTCCAGTGGACCACATGTCCATATTATTGAAATGATAAAATCACACAACTAAAATTCATCCAAAAAGTACAAAACTCAATAACATGATTGTTATAGCTAAGGCCCCGACAACCAGAAAAGGATGTTATATAAGGACAATTGCACCAGAAATTGTCTTTGATGTGGACTAAATTCCCCTATTGTAGGTGCATGCATTCTTACTGAAATAGGTTTTAAGTTTTCCGGATCTTTGCTTTATTTTACCAATTACAGTACACAGCACTTTTCAGAgtgatctatttttatatttgtagtacattgtacatttttatataattgaCAGGTGGCGATATAAGTGAAAGTAAAAAAGAAAGAGAGTAAATGGGGTTTTAAGTACCACAAGAGGACTTGGTAACCATGGTGATGTAAAGTTAAAGAAATGTGTTCTAGTAGAGCCATACACCACATCAGTACCGATAGACCAGTATGCACAGTTTCTTATTTTAGCTTCACATGGAGTCTGGGAAGTGTTCACCCCACAAGAGGCCACATCTCTATTGTTGAAGGTATAATGAAATCAAACTATAACCATAAAGTATGTTTATTAAAGGATGTTTAAAACAATAGGAAGTGTCTGAGATAAGTTCCTAACTCTTGCAGTGAAACTCTATGGAaagtaaaatgaatttaaaagtgTCTTTTTGATCATAAATTGTCTACATATATAATGTTAGATAAAGTATGGTGAAAAGAATAATAAAGTCACCACTAAGTTTTTCAAGCTTCAGCGGTAAGCACACAAACCTAAAATGTTGTCACTTTTGACAAGATGGGGAAAATATGTGAAAAGGAAAAACAAGTGAAAAAACAAAGttctttataaataataaattttgatgTGGATCTTAATGACCACAATTTATTTATGTGTTCCTAGATGTTATGATTAAAATACAACTTcctttacagtgacttgactgttattgttgctctccaccaattgcaactcattcaaaattttgaccaaattgcaatttgttttattaaaccaaattgttcaactgttcagaatattgaacaaattgttcggtcaaaatgtgaaagtgcaaggtgatgaaataaaacatacttacaatcctataagactttaactccactttaatgatgttgtgacaaaattagtttatcagtttgtatagttatatcatagtcatttccatgctgaagaggaactgtttattttgaattgctataaaattgtccaaactaagccttcatatagtttttctttctaaagtattctatatttataagaatcagatatcattttaaataaaacatcatatattcagtaaaatatgtgtgaaataacaatatgctattgataagttttcaggggagataacctaaaatattattcttttgaataaagactttttgaaagaaaagttagtatctcccccatggaaacttcctacaaacatatattgcaatttaaCACAtatttttactgaatatgaaatgttttaattcacataatgtctgattcttatcaatatagaatacttt contains these protein-coding regions:
- the LOC139505029 gene encoding LOW QUALITY PROTEIN: protein phosphatase 2C-like domain-containing protein 1 (The sequence of the model RefSeq protein was modified relative to this genomic sequence to represent the inferred CDS: inserted 1 base in 1 codon); this encodes MLLNEMKKFDPKTTSTKAENMADNMEDISNYKFDRPTTKESEREVLYEGSMNIVDQIIKLCESKYDDMMTPRSGRSSKALESERSKEQLIPIEEEKSDYEKSLGGEKTPRNKKPPKPPMSIKMEEAFKKSYQLLDILLSYGKDECSRVRWSGCSATTLILHRMDPNKVDRDWVISPVKEEDGESQEEGDTSRKPSGYEEPRTLGLLHLANAGNVHCVLVRGNQPYRITREHTPNNEKELKRVIKAGGDISESKKEXRVNGVLSTTRGLGNHGDVKLKKCVLVEPYTTSVPIDQYAQFLILASHGVWEVFTPQEATSLLLKLLPSNFVPVPSKISTTLQPLMEDINSQHITTPHSNFSPSVAKQHHHDNTIDEKEEERQLSPLIDERLRKIETKSPNTEADLKTEIGSHMGDSDGESGNEADIETYGDYLSIPAFSRMSIINPNHTRDTYHREFAKVMAEHLVQAALQAGAKDNITVTIALLPGCGL